One genomic window of Quercus robur chromosome 6, dhQueRobu3.1, whole genome shotgun sequence includes the following:
- the LOC126732768 gene encoding uncharacterized protein LOC126732768, whose translation MSDFHPLPYSPATQPPSSSSPPQQSSSSSSIKPMMISPLYKQHSWSPDAYRDEAWLRRKGNHKSKNRNRSKSVTDEDVDELKGCIELGFGFELIDSPDHVVDQRLSDTLPALGLYYAVNKHYNDTVSNSKSTLTPSSSTASDSDTPSSPLGSPHHTLLGPGDNPQTVKTRLRRWAQVVACSVRQSSS comes from the exons ATGTCTGACTTTCACCCACTTCCTTATTCACCAGCAACACAACCTCCATCATCGTCGTCGCCGCCACaacaatcatcatcatcatcatcaataaaGCCAATGATGATATCGCCGCTGTACAAGCAGCACTCGTGGTCACCAGACGCGTACCGCGACGAGGCGTGGCTGAGGCGCAAGGGGAACCACAAGAGCAagaacagaaacaggagcaagaGCGTGACAGACGAGGACGTCGACGAGCTCAAGGGCTGTATCGAGTTGGGTTTCGGATTCGAGCTGATCGACTCGCCTGATCATGTCGTGGATCAGCGTTTGTCTGATACTTTGCCGGCTTTGGGTCTCTACTACGCTGTCAACAAGCACTACAACGACACCGTTTCCAACTCCAAGTCAACCCTCACGCCGAGTTCGTCAACGGCGTCGGACTCCGACACTCCCAGCTCTCCTCTCGGTAGTCCTCACCACACCCTATTAGGACCcg GTGATAATCCTCAGACCGTGAAGACAAGGTTAAGGCGGTGGGCTCAGGTGGTTGCTTGCTCGGTGAGGCAAAGTTCTAGCTGA